AAGCTTAAAAACTTAATAGACacatttaaagtttagagattaaataAACACAGTCTAAAGAGCTAGAATATTAAATGTGTAACTTTAATTTTAGTGACAAGATGATTGCATCTATAGTAATTTAAAGACAAATCAAAGTTTAATCTCTTATCAAAATGAAGGCtatgtatatataaaagagGGCAAATTACAGTGTCTACTATACACAAACTACTCATACAAATCATACACAATATGCTATCAGAGTATAAGGCCATAAGAAGACGCAAAAAGAAGCATAAATCTCAATTCACAAGGATTTTGTGATGGAAGAGCTGCTAACCCAGTTGTCAGCTATGACAGATTTAGGCGAAAATGATGGTGGTGTTCTCTTTACAAGCTCGATATCGTCTCCAACGACTCCTATATCGACAACTTTAGCCATCTCGGAACTGGATTTGTCATTCTCAATCTTCCGTAGTTCCTCCACCACTTCTTCTATTGTAGGCCTCAAGTCCCTTTCCTGTTGAAGGCAGCGAAAAGCCAATTCCGCAACTGATGTTGCCTCACTCATAAATTCATGATTCTCGTTGAAACCGAGCTTTGGATCGATCAACTCATTCAATGCCCGACTTTGTATTTTACTCACTGCCATATTGCTCAAGTTGATATCCTGTCGTTTTCTATCTGTGTCAACTGCTCTTAGTGACGATATAAGCTCAATCAAAACCACTCCAAAGCTGTATACGTCGCTCTTTGTAGTGAGTTGATAACATAGGTAGTACTCAGGATCAACATAGCCTGGTGTGCCTTGTGGGGCAGTGGACACGTGAGTTACATTAGTAGGGAATAGCCTTGAAAGGCCAAAATCAGCCACTTTGACAGTGAAGTTCTCATCAAGGAGGATGTTATTGGTTTTGACATCGCGATGGATGATCTCCGAGCGATGGAGGTACATGAGTGCATTTGCTGTTTCAATGGCGATTCGCAGCCGAATTGGCCAACTGAGCAAACCAAGCTTCATCCGAGATCCGTGGAGATGGTCAGCTACAGTTCCATTGGGAATGTATTCATAGACAAGGAGAAGGCCTTGGCTAAATCTGGAGGTGCAGCCATAGAGTTTGACAAGGTTCTTGTGTTGTAAATGAGCAAGAATGTCCACTTCATTCATGAACTGTTCCACACGTTTGCAATTATGTTCATATAAACGCTTCACAGCAACTTCGCGCCCATCAACAAGCTTCCCTGATTACACACAAAGCACAGTCAATCAAACTTTTGAAGACAGAGAAACATAAATTCATGTAGAGTTTGCTCAAACTTTTTGTCCCTTGTTCAATTTTCCTAGAAGTGACAAAATGTTGTAATATGTAAATTTCTATACTTTAAAATGTTTCGAATAAGTTCATAGAATTTAGGTAATTTTAGTTTGGTTCTTGTATCATTTTAAAATGTTTCTTATAGATTTTGATTGTGTGCCTAATAGGTCCCTCTATATCTACTATTAACTTCATTACTTAAACTGAGATTAGACCTATGTACTAGACTGAAGATTAAAAGTTCAAATGCttattataacatttttaaaagtcaTAAACTAGATAAAAACAACttgaaacttcaagttcaaagaCATACTAGAAGCTTATTAAAGTCCAACAACTTAATAAACATACTCCTAAAAGTAAAAGTAAGCTTAGGAACAAAACTTCTAATTTGACATTTGAAAAATGTTCATAACATTATGCATTATGTGTAAACAACCTTAGGTGTTCGACTTTTCTGAAGAAAGTTAGGACTAAGAACTAACATGTTCTTCTATATTATAAGAGTAATTTAACCTAGCACTTGCAATATCTTTAAAAATATCATAACAAAGATGATAGTAGTTTCATACCATAGTAAACAGTGCCAAATCCTCCATCGCCAAGCTCTCGAGAACGGTTAAAATTATCGGTAGCTTTTTCGAGTTCAGCATAATTGAATACTTGAATATCATGGTTGGTGGTAGGTGTCTCAAGATCAGATTTGGAAGAGGGATAAGAAGGAATGCTCTGACTCTGAAAGGAGTTTAAAAGAGGAGGAGGACGCAAATCTTTGTTTGAAATAGGATAAGAAACAGGAGGAGAAGGGCCAGCTTCTTTGCTTACAGATCCAATCGCATATTGCTTCTTttttcgaaaacaaaaaaagatGCAGCATCCTATAATTGTTGCAACCAAACATGCTCCTCCAATTGAAACACCTAATCATATAGAAATAAACAATAATGTTTTCCATAAAAAAACTGCAAAAGCCCTGtttttttcttgctttttaaTCTTCAAACTTtcatattaatttcattttttgctcttgatattatgcTTTAGTATCTCaacttttcaatatatatatatggctcCAAATGTTATCACAGTAGACATCTATTTAGAagataaatgaataaaaacGTATCTATTAAGAGTGAGCATGATAGACCAAAAAACCGAGCAGATTGACCAAAACCGACCTAATCAAAGATGGTCAGTCAGAAAAGAGGAAGGGCTCGTTCGGCATCGGTTTGGGAAAAATCCAAATGAcacttttgttaaaaaaaaaaaaagttgacgAATAAAACCAACCTAAGGTCGGTTTATACTCCTGTCAAGATTGGTCTAAACATTTACTAAACCAACCATAGTCGGTTCGGTGGTGGTTTGGTCGGAAACCGACTCCGACCAATTGTTGCGTACCCCTAGTATCTATGTCTATTTcctattaaatatattattcgGACTGAAGTAATGTTTTTATGCCTAAGTTTAGAGACTGAAGTAGAATATTTAAAagctttggaaaaaaaaaataaaaataaggttATAGTTTGAGGGATCAAGATATGATTTTGACATGTTGTAATGTGTAAAGGAGACAGTTTTtgtatatatagatagatagataacATTACGATCAATGGAAAAAAAGCACTGGTTCCTTTTGAGGGGAGGTTAAGAAGGAGATAGGTAGTTGAACTTACCAATGATAAGGCGAGTCGCTGTTTCTTTCTTGGAGTTCCTTGACTCGTCTGCAAATTTTaacaagaccaagaaataataTCAGTTCAAACACAAGTTCACAAAGAATTAACACATAAGGAAAGATAATATGTTGATGGCTAACAACGGTgggaaacaaacaaaaatgatctctctcttttatttatttatttttttaatcaacctAGGGATAGTTTGATGTTAATagggtgtttggctcaccaacttCGTAAGTGGGTGTTAATTGTTAAATAACTAAACTCCATTAACTTCAATAGTACACATTATTGAAGTTTGCACATTTATTGAGGAAAAACTTTATCTTCCCCTCTTCCTCTCTTTTGTACATATATCAAACAACTTCATCTTCATAACTTTATACCCCAAACACGGACTTCTCAACTCCAACATATTAATTTCAGTTTCATAACTCAACTTAGGGTTTCAAACACTCTAAGACATACACTTATTGTTGATTTAAATTATACAGTTCAAGAAAGCCATCAGTAACTTAATTACTATTGTTAAAGCAATTGATAATTAAGCTTCATTAAGTGATCAtttgcttttttatttttaatttttggaaattaTGTTTGTTTCACATAATTCTTAATCATAGTTTTCATACTTGGTaggtaaacatttgaattcttagtcaaattccaaaaacaaaaactattttttataactttcaaaatttggcttgaattttgaaaatactcTTAAAATGTAACAACAAAGTATAGAAATCAATGGATGGAAATAGTATATATAggctttattttaaaaaaaacaataaaaataataaataaaaatagttaccaaacatggACTAATTTATGCAATTGCAAATGAATTAACATGTTTATCCTTGAGCCAAAGGTGATAATTGGCATAAACTCTGAGATAACGGAGATCCAAATCTCCATATTCAAAATTTGTCATATTGACCAATATAAACATAACTCAAATGACATAAACACATAAACTATCTCGAGCAGTAAGAGAAAAGATGAAACTCCTACTGCCCACCTTGCTTCAAATCTAGCTATTTTTGTGTGGGATGACTCTTTCACTGATTGGCTCGCCTCTCTAATTAATGAGAAGTGTGTGACTTCGCtggttattgaattttttttcagaaaaaagagagaaaaaaaaaacccttcaaGGTTATGCATCCATGAGAATTGATTAAAGCTCCTGTTTCTGTGAccaatttactaattagaacTACGTGAATCTTTTGGCATCGGTTTGGCAAGTAGGTGGAGTTGAACTCCACACTTCATTTGGTTCAAAAAGTTCGTGAGCTTGATGACtaaaaaaacatagaaaaaCTCCTTCCACCACTTTAGAATCCTCCAGATTCCACAACTGTTTCAAACTTTATAACTCCACTCCACACCTTGTCCCAAACAGCtcttaaaatgttttaattccACCACTTTGTTGGTATATAGTTTTGCGGACCtttttgatatttttcaaaattttctccttCTATAAttcaatggaaaaaaatatattggtttcttttctccctcaaaagtaacattaattttaaaatccatAGATCCTAAAAATTTCAAAGATAGTCAAATATGCTATCCAAGTTTAAGAAGTgttgaataaataaatatttatttttattattattttagagaTTTGACCTTGACAATTTGATGGatcatatatatttacaaattaaactatatttagATGGACTAAGCATTTGaactctttaattttatttaatagattttttaccctttttttgTGGACAATAGATCTGTTGCCTTTAGAATATCTTATAGTTTCCAACTATTGTCTTAAAAAGGGTTTCCTAACTTATTAGATAATTTTtcgttttaaataaaattattagatcatttttaaaattaatatatttgttaAACTCAAAATCAATTAGGTAAGAGCAAAAGTAAAAACAACTCAAtcgacataaaaaaaaaaaaaaatcaggacAAGATAATTTTGTTAagcataaaattgaaagttcaaaatcaCAATATCGTGTCtaataaatttaagaattaaaaaaatgattaggATTGTTCAAgatctatattaaatatataatttaggaaaattatttcaaatgacaaagctaatgaaaatatttacaaaatatagtaaaatttcagaatctatcaatgatagatagagatagacttttatcagtgtcatagattctaaaattttgctaattttgattcatttttctatatttgaaaacaatcataGTCTAATATTGTGtccaataaatttaaaaattaaaaaaatgattaggattattcaagacctatattaaatatataatttataagttataactttttctttttaggatATTGGAATGAGAGAATTGTTATCTCTAACTCGAAATAAATATTACAATTATTatggggatttttttttttcaaaatgttaaacTACCATTTTAGTCTATACTCTAAAGTTTGTTCAAATTTTGTCCATATACTTGTAATTGTCtaaatttagtccatatatttTTAGTACATCTTAAATTTTGTACCtcaaagttaaattttttttattgaacttggttaaataataataataattttcatgaaaataaatataatatgtgaatatgttttcaaaatttttagtaaaaattctaatagataataaaaagtttttaaaaatcagTAATAAATTAGCATtgaagattaaatttaagatttattgaaaatatatgaaaatattaatattgaaaaaaaaaatagagaattaaaatgttattttaacctaaaattaCTATTATGAGTTGAGATAGGCTCATTTTTTTACCAAAGATTTATGAAGcttaagaatatttttaaaattttagaaatttgttggccataatagaatatgtagtcgCTACTTCAACCTATACCTGACATAGAAGACCCAAATCTCTcccaaaaaaggaaagaaaaaaaaatacttttaattttgaaacatagGTACATTtaatcctaaatttttaaaacatatcttttcaattttcaaaatataattttatagtccttatgttttaaaaatagatttaaaaggtCTCtaccatgattttttttattattttaaattaaaaaataattttgaaaaaagaaaaattcttataataGAAAAATCcgaaaatatttacactt
This genomic window from Benincasa hispida cultivar B227 chromosome 4, ASM972705v1, whole genome shotgun sequence contains:
- the LOC120075627 gene encoding LEAF RUST 10 DISEASE-RESISTANCE LOCUS RECEPTOR-LIKE PROTEIN KINASE-like 1.2 isoform X2, whose translation is MPTSPSKTVLLVLTFIATVLVQPLITLCDDEEEEEKYLNCNSSLNCLRYPNLGYPFWGPNRPDYCGHPSFKLTCEDETVEIVIESIAYRVLEIDTNTQILKVARIENNTCPQYLKNSTLDSNIFYYSSNTQPLKLLYDCSSLPPRLPGQFSCNINSRNYVNLIVTQNTDSGILNTMRCNHVVDVAISQSEMQTLKSNPSGKNLVKALESGFELQWRIDNSVCYQCQESGGQCGSDPRLGEFTCYCLDGAFKTTCGSTPSDESRNSKKETATRLIIGVSIGGACLVATIIGCCIFFCFRKKKQYAIGSVSKEAGPSPPVSYPISNKDLRPPPLLNSFQSQSIPSYPSSKSDLETPTTNHDIQVFNYAELEKATDNFNRSRELGDGGFGTVYYGKLVDGREVAVKRLYEHNCKRVEQFMNEVDILAHLQHKNLVKLYGCTSRFSQGLLLVYEYIPNGTVADHLHGSRMKLGLLSWPIRLRIAIETANALMYLHRSEIIHRDVKTNNILLDENFTVKVADFGLSRLFPTNVTHVSTAPQGTPGYVDPEYYLCYQLTTKSDVYSFGVVLIELISSLRAVDTDRKRQDINLSNMAVSKIQSRALNELIDPKLGFNENHEFMSEATSVAELAFRCLQQERDLRPTIEEVVEELRKIENDKSSSEMAKVVDIGVVGDDIELVKRTPPSFSPKSVIADNWVSSSSITKSL
- the LOC120075627 gene encoding LEAF RUST 10 DISEASE-RESISTANCE LOCUS RECEPTOR-LIKE PROTEIN KINASE-like 1.4 isoform X1; protein product: MEINPRSFLFFLLGLYLPFFLLLILASAYGEYDWYLNCKDPPKCESIPPNGFPLWINNGAGNCYYPEFMKVDCEREPARTTIEIWGENYQLLGFSMYDQILIIAEIDFSKGFCSPKRNISSKSIHAFIPAVDCREPQIPDKHICSITDFAGIPSENKNLKADAYCISLLVPIAPWLLDHLGNLSTVAQHIKAEFNSKSKVDTEICRSCNVHGSVCGYDLLSNQTSCYCQSQLPSKRFEVCSSSPNAEAPIKAQVPKKAPASDESRNSKKETATRLIIGVSIGGACLVATIIGCCIFFCFRKKKQYAIGSVSKEAGPSPPVSYPISNKDLRPPPLLNSFQSQSIPSYPSSKSDLETPTTNHDIQVFNYAELEKATDNFNRSRELGDGGFGTVYYGKLVDGREVAVKRLYEHNCKRVEQFMNEVDILAHLQHKNLVKLYGCTSRFSQGLLLVYEYIPNGTVADHLHGSRMKLGLLSWPIRLRIAIETANALMYLHRSEIIHRDVKTNNILLDENFTVKVADFGLSRLFPTNVTHVSTAPQGTPGYVDPEYYLCYQLTTKSDVYSFGVVLIELISSLRAVDTDRKRQDINLSNMAVSKIQSRALNELIDPKLGFNENHEFMSEATSVAELAFRCLQQERDLRPTIEEVVEELRKIENDKSSSEMAKVVDIGVVGDDIELVKRTPPSFSPKSVIADNWVSSSSITKSL